One part of the Vicia villosa cultivar HV-30 ecotype Madison, WI unplaced genomic scaffold, Vvil1.0 ctg.000189F_1_1, whole genome shotgun sequence genome encodes these proteins:
- the LOC131625135 gene encoding elongation factor 2, whose translation MVKFTADELRRIMDYKHNIRNMSVIAHVDHGKSTLTDSLVAAAGIIAQEVAGDVRMTDTRADEAERGITIKSTGISLYYEMTDASLKSFKGERNGNEYLINLIDSPGHVDFSSEVTAALRITDGALVVVDCVEGVCVQTETVLRQALGERIRPVLTVNKMDRCFLELQVDGEEAYQTFSRVIENANVIMATYEDPLLGDVQVYPEKGTVAFSAGLHGWAFTLTNFAKMYASKFGVDESKMMERLWGENFFDPATKKWTTKNTGSATCKRGFVQFCYEPIKQIINTCMNDQKDKLWPMLTKLGVTMKSEEKDLMGKPLMKRVMQTWLPASTALLEMMIFHLPSPHTAQRYRVENLYEGPLDDQYANAIRNCDPDGPLMLYVSKMIPASDKGRFFAFGRVFAGKVSTGLKVRIMGPNFVPGEKKDLYVKSVQRTVIWMGKRQETVEDVPCGNTVALVGLDQFITKNATLTNEKEVDAHPIRAMKFSVSPVVRVAVQCKVASDLPKLVEGLKRLAKSDPMVVCTIEESGEHIVAGAGELHLEICLKDLQDDFMGGAEIIKSDPVVSFRETVLERSCRTVMSKSPNKHNRLYMEARPLEDGLAEAIDDGKIGPRDDPKNRSKILSEEYGWDKDLAKKIWCFGPETTGPNMVVDMCKGVQYLNEIKDSVVAGFQWASKEGALSEENMRGICFEVCDVVLHTDAIHRGGGQVIPTARRVIYASQLTAKPRLLEPVYMVEIQAPEQALGGIYSVLNQKRGHVFEEMQRPGTPLYNIKAYLPVIESFGFSSQLRAATSGQAFPQCVFDHWDMMSSDPLEAGSQAAVLVTDIRKRKGLKEQMTPLSDFEDKI comes from the exons ATG gTGAAGTTTACAGCTGATGAGTTACGTCGTATTATGGACTACAAGCACAACATCAGGAACATGTCTGTCATTGCTCATGTTGATCACG GAAAATCAACTTTGACAGATTCccttgttgctgctgctggaatTATAGCACAAGAGGTTGCTGGAGATGTCAGGATGACAGATACCCGTGCCGATGAAGCTGAGCGTGGTATCACTATTAAGTCTACTGGTATCTCTCTATACTATGAGATGACTGATGCTTCTTTGAAGAGTTTTAAGGGGGAGCGTAATGGGAATGAGTATCTCATTAATCTTATTGATTCACCTGGACACGTTGATTTCTCATCTGAGGTTACTGCTGCACTTCGTATTACTGATGGAGCTTTGGTGGTGGTGGATTGTGTTGAGGGAGTTTGTGTGCAAACTGAAACTGTGCTGCGACAGGCTCTTGGTGAAAGGATTAGGCCTGTGCTTACTGTTAACAAGATGGACAGATGCTTTCTTGAGCTCCAAGTTGATGGAGAGGAGGCCTATCAGACCTTTTCAAGAGTTATTGAGAACGCCAATGTCATTATGGCTACCTATGAAGATCCTCTTCTTGGTGATGTTCAGGTGTATCCTGAGAAAGGAACTGTTGCTTTCTCCGCTGGTCTCCATGGATGGGCTTTTACTTTGACCAACTTTGCTAAGATGTATGCCTCCAAGTTTGGTGTTGATGAATCCAAAATGATGGAAAGACTCTGGGGtgagaatttctttgatcctGCTACCAAGAAATGGACCACCAAGAATACTGGTTCAGCCACTTGCAAGCGTGGGTTTGTTCAGTTCTGTTATGAGCCTATCAAGCAGATTATTAACACATGTATGAATGATCAGAAGGACAAATTGTGGCCTATGCTTACCAAGCTTGGGGTCACCATGAAGTCTGAGGAGAAGGACCTTATGGGTAAGCCATTGATGAAGCGTGTCATGCAGACCTGGCTTCCTGCAAGCACTGCACTACTTGAAATGATGATCTTTCACCTTCCCTCTCCACATACAGCTCAGAGGTATCGTGTTGAGAATTTGTATGAGGGTCCCCTTGATGATCAATATGCTAATGCTATCAGAAATTGTGATCCTGATGGTCCTCTGATGCTTTATGTGTCTAAGATGATTCCAGCATCTGATAAAGGAAGGTTTTTTGCTTTTGGCCGTGTGTTTGCTGGTAAAGTTTCAACTGGTTTGAAGGTCAGAATTATGGGACCAAATTTTGTACCTGGGGAGAAGAAAGATTTGTATGTGAAGAGTGTTCAGAGAACTGTTATTTGGATGGGAAAGAGACAAGAGACTGTTGAGGATGTGCCTTGTGGTAACACAGTTGCCTTGGTTGGTTTGGATCAATTTATCACCAAGAATGCAACATTGACAAATGAGAAGGAAGTCGATGCTCACCCTATTCGTGCTATGAAGTTTTCTGTCTCACCTGTTGTGCGTGTTGCTGTTCAGTGCAAGGTTGCTTCTGATCTTCCTAAGCTTGTTGAAGGTCTTAAACGTCTTGCTAAGTCAGATCCTATGGTTGTCTGTACCATTGAGGAGTCTGGAGAACATATTGTTGCTGGTGCAGGAGAGCTTCATCTTGAAATCTGTTTGAAGGACTTGCAGGATGATTTCATGGGTGGTGCAGAAATTATCAAATCCGACCCTGTTGTGTCATTCAGAGAGACTGTTCTTGAGAGGTCATGCCGCACAGTGATGAGCAAGTCTCCCAACAAGCACAACCGTTTGTACATGGAAGCAAGACCACTAGAGGACGGGCTTGCAGAGGCCATTGATGATGGAAAGATTGGTCCAAGGGATGATCCCAAGAACCGTTCTAAAATCTTGTCAGAAGAGTATGGTTGGGACAAGGATCTTGCTAAGAAAATCTGGTGTTTTGGACCTGAGACCACTGGACCCAACATGGTGGTTGATATGTGTAAGGGAGTTCAGTACTTGAATGAAATCAAGGATTCTGTTGTTGCAGGGTTCCAATGGGCATCAAAGGAAGGTGCTTTGTCTGAAGAAAACATGAGAGGTATCTGCTTTGAAGTGTGTGATGTTGTCTTGCACACTGATGCTATTCACAGAGGTGGTGGTCAAGTCATCCCTACTGCTAGGAGAGTCATATATGCCTCACAGTTGACTGCCAAGCCAAGGCTTCTTGAGCCTGTTTACATGGTTGAAATCCAAGCTCCTGAACAAGCTCTTGGTGGTATCTACAGTGTTCTTAATCAGAAACGTGGGCATGTGTTTGAGGAAATGCAGAGACCTGGTACCCCACTTTACAACATCAAAGCATACCTTCCTGTCATTGAGTCTTTTGGATTCTCCAGTCAGTTGAGGGCTGCTACATCTGGGCAGGCTTTCCCTCAGTGTGTGTTTGATCACTGGGACATGATGTCCTCAGATCCATTGGAGGCTGGTTCACAAGCTGCAGTACTGGTTACCGATATTCGTAAGAGGAAGGGATTGAAGGAGCAAATGACACCTCTGTCCGATTTTGAAGACAAGATTTAA
- the LOC131625136 gene encoding UDP-glycosyltransferase TURAN-like isoform X1 — MLKGKSKKMEGGRRGRACVVVLGDIGRSPRMQYHALSLANQASLEVDIVAYGGSEPHTELLANPSIHIHLMKQWSTARQSLPKILQPFMLLLKPLFQIFTLLWYLCIKIPSPDIFIVQNPPSVPTLVAVKWASWLRKSSFVIDWHNFGYTLLGLSLGRNSRFVSLYKWFENRYGKMADASLCVTKAMQHELAQNWGINATVLYDQPPDFFHPTTLEERHKLFCRLNEHFYHPLGVRDCISNGSSLTSSQIQNESVFTSEVGSNICLKPNRPALVVSSTSWTPDEDFGILLEAALMYDRRVAAILNEDDSLDEEVMWKEISDDGKQCLYPRLLFVITGKGPEKAKYEAKIKTLKLKRVAFRTMWLSADDYPLLLGSADLGVCLHTSSSGLDLPMKVVDMFGCGLPVCAVSYSCIKELVSVDKNGLLFSSSSELADELLTLFKGFPDACESLKVLKSGALDTGSSSRWVTEWEEHAKPLITEVMSRF; from the exons ATGCTGAaaggaaaaagcaaaaagatGGAAGGAGGAAGAAGAGGGAGGGCTTGTGTTGTGGTTTTGGGTGACATTGGACGCAGCCCTAGAATGCAGTACCATGCTCTCTCACTCGCAAatcag GCTTCCCTAGAGGTAGACATTGTTGCATATGGAG GCTCAGAGCCCCACACTGAACTTCTGGCCAACCCATCTATTCATATTCACCTCATG AAGCAGTGGTCAACAGCCCGTCAAAGCTTACCGAAGATACTTCAACCTTTCATGCTTTTGTTGAAGCCCTTGTTTCAAATTTTCACTCTGCTTTGGTACCTTTGTATAAAGATACCTTCTCCTGATATTTTTATTGTCCAG AATCCTCCTTCAGTTCCAACTCTAGTGGCAGTAAAATGGGCTAGCTGGTTGAGGAAATCATCATTTGTTATAGATTGGCATAATTTTGGATATACTTTACTTGGACTGTCCCTTGGAAGGAATAGCCGTTTTGTCTCTTTATACAAATG GTTTGAGAATCGTTATGGGAAAATGGCAGACGCTTCTCTCTGCGTAACAAAAGCAATGCAGCATGAATTGGCTCAAAACTGGGGGATTAA TGCTACCGTATTGTACGACCAACCTCCTGATTTCTTTCATCCAACTACGCTCGAAGAAAGGCATAAG TTGTTTTGCAGACTGAATGAACACTTTTATCATCCTCTTGGTGTTAGAGATTGTATTAGTAATG GAAGTTCGCTGACGAGTAGCCAAATCCAAAATGAGAGTGTTTTTACATCTGAGGTTGGTTCAAACATTTGTTTGAAGCCAAACCGGCCTGCACTTGTTGTAAGCAGCACGAGCTG GACTCCTGATGAAGATTTTGGCATTCTCTTAGAAGCTGCTTTAATGTATGACAGACGTGTTGCTGCTATATTGAATGAAGATGATTCGTTAGACGAGGAGGTCATGTGGAAAGAAATATCTGATGATGGAAAACAATGTTTATATCCCAGATTGTTATTCGTCATCACTG GTAAGGGTCCGGAAAAAGCAAAGTATGAAGCTAAAATAAAGACATTGAAACTTAAACGCGTGGCATTTCGCACCATGTGGTTATCTGCGGATGATTATCCATTACTGCTAG GATCAGCTGATCTAGGTGTTTGTCTGCATACTTCATCATCGGGATTAGACCTTCCCATGAAG GTTGTTGATATGTTTGGCTGTGGACTGCCTGTTTGTGCTGTTTCATATTCTTG CATTAAAGAGCTCGTTAgcgtcgacaaaaatggtcttcTTTTCTCTTCATCTTCAGAGCTAGCTGATGAACTTTTG ACACTCTTCAAGGGATTTCCCGATGCATGCGAATCTCTGAAGGTTCTCAAATCAGGTGCACTAGATACTGGTTCTTCATCAAGGTGGGTTACCGAATGGGAAGAACATGCAAAGCCACTGATAACTGAG GTTATGTCAAGATTTTGA
- the LOC131625136 gene encoding UDP-glycosyltransferase TURAN-like isoform X2: MLLLKPLFQIFTLLWYLCIKIPSPDIFIVQNPPSVPTLVAVKWASWLRKSSFVIDWHNFGYTLLGLSLGRNSRFVSLYKWFENRYGKMADASLCVTKAMQHELAQNWGINATVLYDQPPDFFHPTTLEERHKLFCRLNEHFYHPLGVRDCISNGSSLTSSQIQNESVFTSEVGSNICLKPNRPALVVSSTSWTPDEDFGILLEAALMYDRRVAAILNEDDSLDEEVMWKEISDDGKQCLYPRLLFVITGKGPEKAKYEAKIKTLKLKRVAFRTMWLSADDYPLLLGSADLGVCLHTSSSGLDLPMKVVDMFGCGLPVCAVSYSCIKELVSVDKNGLLFSSSSELADELLTLFKGFPDACESLKVLKSGALDTGSSSRWVTEWEEHAKPLITEVMSRF; encoded by the exons ATGCTTTTGTTGAAGCCCTTGTTTCAAATTTTCACTCTGCTTTGGTACCTTTGTATAAAGATACCTTCTCCTGATATTTTTATTGTCCAG AATCCTCCTTCAGTTCCAACTCTAGTGGCAGTAAAATGGGCTAGCTGGTTGAGGAAATCATCATTTGTTATAGATTGGCATAATTTTGGATATACTTTACTTGGACTGTCCCTTGGAAGGAATAGCCGTTTTGTCTCTTTATACAAATG GTTTGAGAATCGTTATGGGAAAATGGCAGACGCTTCTCTCTGCGTAACAAAAGCAATGCAGCATGAATTGGCTCAAAACTGGGGGATTAA TGCTACCGTATTGTACGACCAACCTCCTGATTTCTTTCATCCAACTACGCTCGAAGAAAGGCATAAG TTGTTTTGCAGACTGAATGAACACTTTTATCATCCTCTTGGTGTTAGAGATTGTATTAGTAATG GAAGTTCGCTGACGAGTAGCCAAATCCAAAATGAGAGTGTTTTTACATCTGAGGTTGGTTCAAACATTTGTTTGAAGCCAAACCGGCCTGCACTTGTTGTAAGCAGCACGAGCTG GACTCCTGATGAAGATTTTGGCATTCTCTTAGAAGCTGCTTTAATGTATGACAGACGTGTTGCTGCTATATTGAATGAAGATGATTCGTTAGACGAGGAGGTCATGTGGAAAGAAATATCTGATGATGGAAAACAATGTTTATATCCCAGATTGTTATTCGTCATCACTG GTAAGGGTCCGGAAAAAGCAAAGTATGAAGCTAAAATAAAGACATTGAAACTTAAACGCGTGGCATTTCGCACCATGTGGTTATCTGCGGATGATTATCCATTACTGCTAG GATCAGCTGATCTAGGTGTTTGTCTGCATACTTCATCATCGGGATTAGACCTTCCCATGAAG GTTGTTGATATGTTTGGCTGTGGACTGCCTGTTTGTGCTGTTTCATATTCTTG CATTAAAGAGCTCGTTAgcgtcgacaaaaatggtcttcTTTTCTCTTCATCTTCAGAGCTAGCTGATGAACTTTTG ACACTCTTCAAGGGATTTCCCGATGCATGCGAATCTCTGAAGGTTCTCAAATCAGGTGCACTAGATACTGGTTCTTCATCAAGGTGGGTTACCGAATGGGAAGAACATGCAAAGCCACTGATAACTGAG GTTATGTCAAGATTTTGA
- the LOC131625137 gene encoding DNA polymerase zeta processivity subunit-like isoform X2 gives MERRENQTPQGQIARVLVEFLEVAITSVVFLKGVYPSGAFERRRYMNVVVQRACHPQLRYYIHATVAGLLPFIQKGLVERVAVIFFNADDIPLEKFVFKLAMNLSYGSSVEEVDLQFSLRSFMSKLSISESLTKKLPHEAGTSKEADLWISTDTKQWQQPPLITPIKSMSSEPLCLQLYLEHPCLSESLL, from the exons atgGAGCGCAGAGAGAATCAAACTCCTCAAG GCCAAATAGCTAGGGTTTTggttgaatttttggaagttgCTATTACTTCTGTTGTTTTTCTCAAAGGGGTTTATCCTTCAG GTGCTTTTGAGAGGAGAAGGTATATGAATGTGGTGGTTCAAAGGGCTTGTCATCCTCAGCTTAGGTATTATATTCATGCCACTGTTGCAGGACTTCTTCCCTTTATACAAAAG GGCCTGGTTGAAAGAGTAGCTGTTATTTTCTTCAATGCTGATGATATTCCGCTCGAGAAATTTGTTTTCAAGCTTGCAATGAATCTCTCTTATGGTTCATCTGTGGAAGAGGTTGATCTTCAGTTCTCTCTCAGATCATTCATGAGCAAGTTGTCAATATCAGAATCTCTTACTAAGAAGCTTCCTCATG AGGCAGGCACGAGCAAGGAAGCGGACTTGTGGATTTCAACCGACACAAAACAGTGGCAACAGCCTCCACTTATTACCCCTATCAAATCGATGAGTAGTGAACCTCTTTGTTTGCAATTGTACTTGGAGCATCCATGTTTATCAGAATCATTGCTATGA
- the LOC131625137 gene encoding DNA polymerase zeta processivity subunit-like isoform X1 produces MERRENQTPQGQIARVLVEFLEVAITSVVFLKGVYPSGAFERRRYMNVVVQRACHPQLRYYIHATVAGLLPFIQKGLVERVAVIFFNADDIPLEKFVFKLAMNLSYGSSVEEVDLQFSLRSFMSKLSISESLTKKLPHDCRWEITAYFRSIPEAGTSKEADLWISTDTKQWQQPPLITPIKSMSSEPLCLQLYLEHPCLSESLL; encoded by the exons atgGAGCGCAGAGAGAATCAAACTCCTCAAG GCCAAATAGCTAGGGTTTTggttgaatttttggaagttgCTATTACTTCTGTTGTTTTTCTCAAAGGGGTTTATCCTTCAG GTGCTTTTGAGAGGAGAAGGTATATGAATGTGGTGGTTCAAAGGGCTTGTCATCCTCAGCTTAGGTATTATATTCATGCCACTGTTGCAGGACTTCTTCCCTTTATACAAAAG GGCCTGGTTGAAAGAGTAGCTGTTATTTTCTTCAATGCTGATGATATTCCGCTCGAGAAATTTGTTTTCAAGCTTGCAATGAATCTCTCTTATGGTTCATCTGTGGAAGAGGTTGATCTTCAGTTCTCTCTCAGATCATTCATGAGCAAGTTGTCAATATCAGAATCTCTTACTAAGAAGCTTCCTCATG ATTGCAGGTGGGAGATAACTGCTTACTTTCGATCGATTCCAGAGGCAGGCACGAGCAAGGAAGCGGACTTGTGGATTTCAACCGACACAAAACAGTGGCAACAGCCTCCACTTATTACCCCTATCAAATCGATGAGTAGTGAACCTCTTTGTTTGCAATTGTACTTGGAGCATCCATGTTTATCAGAATCATTGCTATGA
- the LOC131625097 gene encoding uncharacterized mitochondrial protein AtMg00810-like, translating to MFQTKDFGILWYFLGVEVMYSKGIFFSQRKYVLDLLSETGMMGSKPCETPMKPGVKLTVNGAPFSDPQKYVRLVEKLNCLTVTRPNIAFPVSVVSQFIFMSSPNNAHWEALIRIVKYQKKASGKGIVYQDHEHMQVEAFSDSDWT from the coding sequence ATGTTTCAAACTAAAGATTTTGGAATCTTGTGGTACTTCTTGGGCGTTGAAGTTATGTATTCAAAAGGAATTTTCTTTTCCCAAAGGAAATATGTTCTCGATCTATTGAGTGAAACTGGTATGATGGGATCCAAACCATGTGAGACTCCTATGAAGCCTGGAGTTAAGCTAACAGTGAATGGAGCTCCTTTCTCAGATCCACAGAAGTATGTAAGATTGGTGGAAAAATTGAATTGCTTAACTGTTACGAGACCTAATATTGCTTTTCCTGTAAGTGTTGTAAGTCAATTTATATTTATGTCTTCCCCCAATAATGCTCACTGGGAAGCACTAATCCGCATTGTTAAATATCAGAAGAAAGCTTCAGGAAAAGGAATTGTGTACCAAGATCATGAGCATATGCAAGTGGAGGCTTTTTCGGATTCAGATTGGACATGA